CAGAGAATTCTACCTTAATGATCTTACTATAGCCGCTGAAGGCAATGCCTTGTACCATTATTGGCATCTCTGAGGGTACCTTGCTTGTCCCATCCGGAGTAATGATGAATGAGCGTACAGGCATGGTCTTGATAGGGATCATTCTCACGCGACCATGCTTAACATCGTTAAAAGTAGTGTTGCCACGAGGTGTGTCGGGAACACAATAAGCCTTTGCCATCCAGAAATTGGTATCAGGTTCAGTTACTATGCGAATCCAGGTTAGTGCCTTGATCCAATAGGTTGCGAACTTACCGGGAACGACTAAACGTACCGGGAAACCGTTAAGCATGGGAAGAGGTTCGCCATTCATTTCATAGATTATAATGGCTTCATCAATGACCGAATCGTTTACGTTCAAGGATTTCTGAAATCTGTATGAGCCTGTATCCTTTGGTCCCCGACCGCGGTCTAACCCCTCAAATTGTATTTGCAATGAACCTGATTTGACTCGTGCAGCATTGAGCAAATCTTTAAGGTGCACCCCTGTCATAAGGGCATTACCCATAGCTCCATTACCCCATTGACCGCCAGGCACACGGGGTTGGAAACGACTACGGCTATTTCCAGAGCATTGGTTAACAGCAGCAATAGTAACAGGTTTGAATTTGCTCATGAGATCAGTCAGGGATAAGGCTAAAGGTTTTTCAATATTTCCTTCTATGAAAAGGCGCCATTCAGAGAGATTCACCGCGTTTGGGATGTTGTCGAGATGCCATCGTACATAAAAAGCAGCATTTGGAGTGAATGGGGTGAGAAAATAATGCCGTGGTGTCTCAAGCTGGATAGGCCGGTCAGTGAGTTGAATTAATGGAAACTTTTGAGGGTAAACGACAAAGGGGCCTACCGATCCCCAGTAAGGGTTGGCATCAGGTCCTGTAAACTGAGGGAGTGGTTGTACCGTCTGACCTGATGCCTGTGTCCACGCTGAAGATAATAACTTACTCAAGCCAAATCCAACTGCTACTCCACCAATTGTCTTTAGTAAGAGTCTCCGTGATATTGATTTGAATTTTTCTCCTGTCATTGTATTACCGTCTTTTATGGAAGAATATTTCTCTCATTTTTATCTTCATGAAGAATCGGTAGAGAAGATGTCCGATGCTTTTATGTTTTATTTCATGGTACTATTTGATTTATGATTTTATCCATTTTTTTTCTTGCTTCATCAGTATCGTGAGCATTTGCAGTTGATGTCTCATCTGCGCCATTCTTTCCTATCGTAACATCAGAAGCAGGTGTGCTTGATTCCGGTTTTGTATGGAGTGGTTTCGTGTTTGATTTAGGAACTGCTTTTGCGATACTGCTGCGACTTAAGGTAAAATTCGGTATTGATTGACGCAAGGAAGAAAGAAGATATTCGACCTGCGAATCAGATAATTTTGGACTATCTTTTAAATTATCCGGGTTTATTTCTTTTATTGTTCCATCTTCATTCAATGATTCACCAATCATACGAATAAGTTTTTCTGTACTTGACCTTCTTTCAATAACTGAAATATTTGAATTTTTAATCTTAGCCAGCAGACCTTTAGCCTTATTGAAACTGACTGTTTGGGCTCGGGGTACTGCAGCTTCACTCAAGATTTTTTGAATTGAGTGGAGATCTGCTGCTTTCTCCTTATCCTTATTCTCCAGGAATTCAAGCAATTCCTCAAAACTATTCTGACTCAAATCAATATCCAGTGAGCTAATATTCTTGTTGATTTCTACGACGAGATATGTGTTTTCTCTATATGGTTTGTATGGTTCGTCTGGTTTCTCCTTCCGATAAACAATTCCTTCATCCTCATCTAGTAATAATTCATCCCAAGGTATCTGTTCTTTATTAGCTCTTTCGCTCCTAATAATGACATAGTTTCCAGCTTCAAGGATAAAATGATTTACGAGATTTTCTGATCCTCCGCTTGGATCCAGTATCATAGAATATCTAAACTCAGTATCATCTTGATCACTATTTATCAAAGCTTGTCCCAAGCCATTTAATAAACTTAAGATAGGAGATGCCGGAGGATAAGCCATTGATCCTGCCTGGGCAACGGTAGATAACAAGGCCTTGGCTTGTTCGGAATTGACATCTAACTCAAAGATGGTAATACGAAAAGCGAGGGGTGCGCCATTATATTTAATAGGACCGTAAATAGGCATATTGTTGAAATTCAGGTACTGTCCCTTCAAGACATCATCAGAGAAGAAAACGAGCCTTCCAGCCTTTGTATTTATAAAGTCTAATTCTTTACCGGTATTCATCTCAAAGGCATTCGCCACGATTGCAATTTCACCATGTGCGTTATAACCTATTCTTGTTACTGCGAGTAAAGGATTTCTCATCTCAGCAAAGTCTTTGATATATGCCGTTCGAAGGTGGACAGAAATCGAGTCACCCTCAACAAATTTTCCCTCTTCAGATAAAGTGAAGTTCTTACAATGTAAAGGGAGCATTTTTTGATCTATGGTATCGGTTTTTTTATCCCTATCCTTAGTATCGCCTGCTTTTGATGTTGTTGGAGTTACTGTACTTGCGCTGTTCTCAGATATCTTTAGTCCCTTTCCAGCAAGATTTGTTTTTCGAAAGGTCACTACTCCTTCATTGGATATTGCGCAGCCTCCGAGGATAAGAGTAAGAACTGTTAGCGTTGATTGAATAAATTTAGGGGCAAAACACCATTGAGGATAGTGGTTTCGCTCTTTATTGTCCATAAGTCTCTTTTCCTTTCTTTATACAGGGTTTATGAACACTAGGGGTAAAATTGATGTAATGGTATCGTGTACTGAAAAAAGTCTTTAAAAAAATAGGGCGCTAACAAGGCCAATTAATGCCCCGAAAACTCCTCCCCAAACAACAAGCCAACCCAGGTGTGTGCGGATAATCTCTTCAATAATTTCTTTTACCCGATGTGGTGTAAGCTCGTTTAATCTGTTATCTACCATAGCGCTGATTTTGGATCTGAATATTCCAAAATCAGTCTCTTTTCGTAAAACTGAGGCTATATCAATGTTGGATAAGATATCAGCCGTTTGTCTCTCAAATTCTGTTTCAAATGGCTTACGTAACGGTTCAAGCGCTTTTTCACCGCCGAATAAGTTTAACATACCGCCCAAAGAGGAATTTTTAATCACCTCTATGAAACCATCGAATACCTTATCAAGGTCAATAGTATCCATCACTAATTTCGGTTGTATTTCGTGGGGTAATGTATCCTGGGTAACTTTGATAAAGTTTTCTTCGGTGAAAAAGTTCTCCATAATCAGGGAGCGGATACTTTCTTTAAATTCTTTAAACCGCAAGGAAATAATACCGGAACCATAAAGTCCTGGTATTTTCTCAAACAACATGTAGACAGCTAACCAATTGGTTAATGCGCCGGATAAGGCAAAAAGGCTTGCCATGATAATAGTGCTACGGCCTGTAAATTCGTGAGTAAAATAAGCAATCCCTAAGACACCAGCAGCAATGAGGTTAGTCAATAAGCTTTTATTCATAAGCATCCTTCTTCTTGTATTAAAAAATTCCTTTTAGATTTTGTATCTCAGCTTTGTATATCATATTCCCCTATCATAGCCGGCCAATTGCTTTTCGAACCTTCTCCATGAGAGGTATAGCCAAAGACCGTGCTTTCTGACCACCTTCTTTAAGAAGGGTATCTAACTTTTGTTGATCTGCCATCATTTGATTGTATACTTCGCGATATTTTCCGAGGAAGGAATTTAACATTTCGAACAACTCCTGTTTAACATCTGCCCATGCTATACCTTTGAGATATTGGTTTCTCATAGATTCTCCCTGTTCCGGACTGGCAAATTCCTTATATATGAGAAAAAGGGTAGAAGTTGTTGGGTCCTTAGGTTCTGCCGGTGGGGTAGAATCTGTTTTAATCCTGAAGATGCGTTTGCGTAACTGTTCAGGTGAAACGAACAGGGGAATGGTATTATCATAACTTTTACTCATCTTCCTCCCGTCTAATCCTGGTAATGATGCCGTTTCTTCCTGAATAAGATATTTTGGTAATTTGAATATTTCCTGATATGTAGTATTGAAGCTTTGAGCAATGTCGTTTGTAATCTCAATATGCTGTATCTGGTCTTTTCCGACAGGAACAAAGTCCGTCTGAAAGAGCAGGATATCGGCTGCCATAAGAATAGGATAATTATACAGCCCCATATTTATACCCGAGTCGATATCAGAAATTTCACTCTCAAGATTTTGAGCAACCGCTGCTTTATAAGCATGGGCGCGGTTCATCAGACCTTTCGGAGTCAGGCATGCAAGTATCCAGGTTAACTCAAAAATCTCCGGTATATCAGATTGGCGATAAAAGATTACTTTATCAGTATTCAATCCCAAAGCGATCCAGGTAGCAGCAACCTCATAACACAGGTGGTGAAAGTATTTTGGTTCTTTTATAGCCGTTAGGGCGTGATAATCGGCTATAAAATACATTGATTGATAGTGCTCATCCTGTGCCAGAGCTAACGCCGGCTTTATAGCACCAAGGTAATTGCCAAGGTGAGGACTGCCGGTCGGTTTTATTCCTGTCAGCACAATCTTCTTTTTCATATTTTTTCTTCTCAAAATATTTTACTCTATTATATAGACAAAGACAGGCTAGTCAAATACTGAAATTACTCTGCAAAAGTTATCTGGTTAACGTTGAAATCGCAATTGCTGTTTTGATATGATACTATAGTAAGCGAATGAAATATCCTGATTGTATAGGAATTTTCATTGTATGTAAGCGGGATTCAGGGTGGCGCGGACAAACCATGTCCCCGTATGTTTTGAGCGGGGATCTTTTGTCCGTGCGTCTTGAACGGAGATATGGTTTACCCGTGGACGATAAAACACTGACAAACAGAGTTTGTCAGTGCCACCCTTGACTAAAAAATAACTTGATATTTTCCTGGTGGGGCAACCCTTTCTGGTTTCTCCCGGCAAGGCTGAAGCCCTGCCCTACACCTACTTAATTTTTAGCGTTGACTCTAGCTTACATACTTTTTTATTAAAAATGATAGGATACAAGAGTATGAAAAAGTATCATCGGTTTTTGGTGCCGTGGATCTCTTTTATTTTCTGCATTGCGTTTTCTTCTTTCGTATATGCACAAGGAGATTTATCGGTAATTATCAAACAGATTCAGTCATCTGTTGTGGTTGTTTTGGCTTATGATACAAATGGCCAACTTCTTAACCAGGGAAATGGTTTTTTTATTAATAACGATGGTGATGTTATCACAAACATCCACATACTTCAGGGTGCAGTCAGCGCTGAAGTAAAAACGGCTTATGGGAAGGTATATACCATTACCGGTGTTTTGGCACAGGATAAGGAAGGAGGCCTTATCCGGGTATCAGTTGATATTCCTCCGAGATTAGTACGCCCTTTAATGTTAAGCACCTCCCTTCCCAAACCGGATGAGCGCATTATTGTGGTTGGCAGTCCAACCAGTGTTGATCAAAAGGTTTCTGATGGTATAATCTCAGATATTTATGAGATTCCGGTATTTGGAATGGTTATTAGGATCACCGCATCTATACCTTCGGAATTTAGCTGCAATCCTTTAGTAAATATGCAGGGAGAAATTATTGGGTTAGCATTTTCTCAAAGCATGAAAGATCAGAACCAGAATATTGCAATTCATAATAAGAGGGTAACAAAACTCCTGGAAGACAGAAGCGACAGCCTTACCAAATGGGTTGAAGGCGAAACAAATGAATGGTTTTCTTCTGCAGAAGGACTTTGCAACAAGGGGGTCTTTTACCTTGCAGCAGAAGACTATGAGAATGCCCTTCGTTGTTTTGAAAAAGCGGGTAAAGAAAATCCAAGATACTCTCTTGCTTATTTCTATATCGGTTATTGTATGGATAAGTTAGGGCGGTACTCAGAGGCAATTGAAGCGTACAAGCGTGCGATTCGGATCAACGCTACTTTTCTGGAGGTGCATTATAATTTGGGAGAAGATTATGACAGGTTAGGATGTTACGGGGAAGCAATCGGGATTTACAAGCAGATTATACGCATCCAACCCAAAAATGCAAGGATACACTATAAATTAGGCGAGGATTATCGCATACTTGAGCATTACCCTGAAGCGATTCATGCCTTTAAAAAGGCAATCGATAGTAAGCCTGATTTTGTTGAAGCATATTCCAGTCTTGGTCTGGTCTGTTTCAATCTCGGATATTATTCGGAAGCGATAGAGGCATACCAGCAAGTGATTACCATAAACCCTCACGATACCAAAGCTCATATCATGCTTGGCTCAGCTTATAGCAAGCAAGGATGCTATACAGAGGCAATCGATGTCTTCAAAAAAGTAATCTATAGTAAACCCGATGATACTCATGCCTATTTCCTGCTCGGTGTGGCTTATGAGAAACTCGGAAGTTACACGGAAGCTATTGATGCTTATAAGCAGGCAATCTCCATCAAACCTGATGATGCCGGGATGTACTATAATTTAGGAATGACTTATGAGAAGCTTGAACGCTCCGGGGAAGCAATTGATGCCTATAAACAAGCAATTTATCTTAAGCCGGACGATACCAGGGCATATCGTATGCTTGGCATGGTCTATGCTAAGCTTAAAAGGCACGTGGAGGCGATCGATGTCTATAAGCTGGCAATTAATATAAGGCCAGATGATGCCGATATCTATTATCGTCTGGCTCTGATGTATAATATTCTCAACCGTTATGGGGAAGAAATAGAGGCTTATAAGCAGGCGATTCTTATTAAGCCTGATTTTGCAGAGGCATATCTCGGTTTGGGCAAGAGGTATGTAAACCAGGGAGATAGAAATTCGGCACTGGAAGTATATAAAACTCTCAGAGATTTGAATAAGGATTCAGCCGGTGAATTATTTGATCTGATTTTCAGATCGTAACATAGCGATCATTTCCTTTGCGTTGATGACGGATTTTCCGTTATGACAGTTGTTGAACATGATGATAGTGTTCCTGGCAGAGTTGGCTATGTTTTTTATATCCGGCACAAAGGACTGCAACTCCTCTTTTGTATAAAGATAATCATATCTTTCTGCTACCGATGCCCGGAACCAATGCGGATTTCTGCCATGGAATCTGAAGTATCCAAGGTCG
The genomic region above belongs to Candidatus Jettenia caeni and contains:
- a CDS encoding sulfite:cytochrome c oxidoreductase subunit, whose protein sequence is MTGEKFKSISRRLLLKTIGGVAVGFGLSKLLSSAWTQASGQTVQPLPQFTGPDANPYWGSVGPFVVYPQKFPLIQLTDRPIQLETPRHYFLTPFTPNAAFYVRWHLDNIPNAVNLSEWRLFIEGNIEKPLALSLTDLMSKFKPVTIAAVNQCSGNSRSRFQPRVPGGQWGNGAMGNALMTGVHLKDLLNAARVKSGSLQIQFEGLDRGRGPKDTGSYRFQKSLNVNDSVIDEAIIIYEMNGEPLPMLNGFPVRLVVPGKFATYWIKALTWIRIVTEPDTNFWMAKAYCVPDTPRGNTTFNDVKHGRVRMIPIKTMPVRSFIITPDGTSKVPSEMPIMVQGIAFSGYSKIIKVEFSENNGVIWHKTELGEDYGPYSFRTWKTPWTPKHVGKYTLAVRATDEKGNTQPDEEIWNPGGYLWNKIERQEVTVGASQ
- a CDS encoding peptidase, producing the protein MKKYHRFLVPWISFIFCIAFSSFVYAQGDLSVIIKQIQSSVVVVLAYDTNGQLLNQGNGFFINNDGDVITNIHILQGAVSAEVKTAYGKVYTITGVLAQDKEGGLIRVSVDIPPRLVRPLMLSTSLPKPDERIIVVGSPTSVDQKVSDGIISDIYEIPVFGMVIRITASIPSEFSCNPLVNMQGEIIGLAFSQSMKDQNQNIAIHNKRVTKLLEDRSDSLTKWVEGETNEWFSSAEGLCNKGVFYLAAEDYENALRCFEKAGKENPRYSLAYFYIGYCMDKLGRYSEAIEAYKRAIRINATFLEVHYNLGEDYDRLGCYGEAIGIYKQIIRIQPKNARIHYKLGEDYRILEHYPEAIHAFKKAIDSKPDFVEAYSSLGLVCFNLGYYSEAIEAYQQVITINPHDTKAHIMLGSAYSKQGCYTEAIDVFKKVIYSKPDDTHAYFLLGVAYEKLGSYTEAIDAYKQAISIKPDDAGMYYNLGMTYEKLERSGEAIDAYKQAIYLKPDDTRAYRMLGMVYAKLKRHVEAIDVYKLAINIRPDDADIYYRLALMYNILNRYGEEIEAYKQAILIKPDFAEAYLGLGKRYVNQGDRNSALEVYKTLRDLNKDSAGELFDLIFRS
- a CDS encoding tryptophanyl-tRNA synthase, translating into MKKKIVLTGIKPTGSPHLGNYLGAIKPALALAQDEHYQSMYFIADYHALTAIKEPKYFHHLCYEVAATWIALGLNTDKVIFYRQSDIPEIFELTWILACLTPKGLMNRAHAYKAAVAQNLESEISDIDSGINMGLYNYPILMAADILLFQTDFVPVGKDQIQHIEITNDIAQSFNTTYQEIFKLPKYLIQEETASLPGLDGRKMSKSYDNTIPLFVSPEQLRKRIFRIKTDSTPPAEPKDPTTSTLFLIYKEFASPEQGESMRNQYLKGIAWADVKQELFEMLNSFLGKYREVYNQMMADQQKLDTLLKEGGQKARSLAIPLMEKVRKAIGRL